A single genomic interval of Rhodopseudomonas palustris harbors:
- a CDS encoding anti-sigma factor encodes MAHSEDHSALAAEYALGTLDAAERAEAEALTRSDAEFAALVKAWELKLGALNQMVGLVEPRAEVWDRIKAVIAAESQRAVPPQAAPPIGDVANAGVLGAPGDPILPRPANDTGPAPSSASSELSPESKRVVHFAKRAYIWRGVAMLSSAIAASLLLVVGAQVYQPDLLPDGVRPPIRTKIVKVETPPPAVPAQYVAVLQKDGNAPAFILTVDAGSKTFTVRRVAATPEPGKSYELWIVSDKLQKPRSLGVIGNRDFTVNPVLSSYDPDLVSKATYAVTVEPEGGSPTGVATGPIVFTGKLVESVPQEPIPTTPR; translated from the coding sequence ATGGCCCACAGCGAAGACCATAGCGCGCTCGCCGCGGAATACGCGCTCGGCACACTCGACGCCGCCGAACGGGCGGAAGCCGAGGCGCTGACGCGCAGCGATGCGGAGTTCGCCGCGCTGGTCAAAGCGTGGGAGCTGAAGCTCGGCGCGCTTAATCAGATGGTCGGGCTGGTCGAGCCACGCGCCGAGGTATGGGATCGGATCAAGGCGGTGATCGCCGCCGAGTCACAGCGCGCGGTGCCGCCGCAGGCTGCGCCGCCGATCGGTGACGTCGCCAATGCGGGGGTGCTCGGCGCGCCGGGAGATCCGATCTTGCCGCGTCCCGCCAACGACACCGGTCCCGCGCCTTCTAGCGCGTCGTCCGAACTCAGCCCTGAATCCAAGCGCGTCGTTCACTTCGCCAAGCGCGCTTACATCTGGCGCGGCGTCGCCATGCTGTCGAGCGCGATCGCAGCCTCGCTGCTGCTGGTCGTGGGCGCCCAAGTATATCAGCCGGATCTGTTGCCGGATGGGGTGCGTCCGCCGATCCGCACCAAGATCGTCAAGGTCGAAACGCCGCCGCCCGCGGTGCCGGCGCAATACGTCGCCGTGCTGCAGAAGGATGGCAACGCCCCGGCCTTCATTCTCACCGTCGATGCCGGCAGCAAGACCTTCACGGTGCGCCGCGTCGCCGCGACGCCCGAGCCGGGCAAGAGCTATGAACTCTGGATCGTCTCCGACAAGCTGCAGAAGCCGCGCTCGCTCGGCGTGATCGGCAACCGCGATTTCACTGTCAATCCGGTGCTGTCGTCCTACGATCCCGACCTCGTCAGCAAGGCGACCTATGCGGTGACGGTCGAGCCGGAAGGCGGCTCGCCGACCGGCGTTGCCACCGGTCCGATCGTATTCACCGGTAAGCTGGTCGAAAGCGTGCCGCAGGAGCCGATCCCAACCACGCCACGGTAG